In Hyalangium minutum, a single window of DNA contains:
- a CDS encoding DEAD/DEAH box helicase has product MEKALSKNDFAAQKGPLEAIVRALRPMRLKSLDDLDPNARGRLITTLLRVQRQPKPPAPEAPAAPSEGAAAAPAEGAAPAAPAEGAAPAEGAAPAEGAAPAEGAAPAEGAAPAEGAAPAEGAAPAAPAADPVREKFVAYTDVMFLVGQAWRAAGDRERAEAAFTASGRQPGTETEEPVRAEGERRERPERGERPERGERRERGERGARGDRPERGDRPERGERRERGERGARGERPERGERRERAERPPMPELTGDWSEQAKQLETMGRTRDAGRLHERNNSFAEAIRLFEAGGDIKSALRCAVEGKDMDAARRLVAGLPADQIGPTLEKAGAYELLMEHYVAKADFENVARLYERARQYDQAGLAYERANKLTQARKSYERSRDMASANRVRGLEVKSLVERGDRLGAATLLAAAGQRREAVEVLSPLPPPKAFHFMQRLKLDEEAKALAQRELARADEEKKPAGRARWLELLGETASAAEAWEQAGRKEKALPLHEQLGNLPRAAQLAEELQQKAKAIELYTRLNDAAGLERAKTLPEAPPPPPPGAAKESEKDAEAGSETPSPATSSGEQESQ; this is encoded by the coding sequence TTGGAGAAGGCTCTCTCCAAGAATGACTTCGCGGCCCAGAAGGGACCGCTGGAGGCCATCGTGCGCGCGCTGCGCCCCATGCGCCTCAAGTCCCTGGATGACCTGGACCCGAATGCGCGTGGCCGCCTCATCACCACGCTGCTGCGCGTGCAGCGCCAGCCGAAGCCGCCCGCTCCTGAGGCGCCTGCTGCTCCCTCTGAGGGGGCTGCCGCGGCTCCGGCCGAGGGTGCTGCTCCGGCCGCGCCCGCTGAGGGTGCCGCTCCTGCCGAGGGCGCTGCTCCTGCCGAGGGTGCCGCCCCTGCCGAGGGCGCTGCTCCTGCCGAGGGTGCCGCCCCTGCCGAGGGCGCTGCTCCTGCCGAGGGGGCTGCTCCTGCGGCCCCTGCCGCGGATCCCGTGCGCGAGAAGTTCGTCGCCTACACGGACGTGATGTTCCTGGTCGGTCAGGCCTGGCGCGCTGCGGGCGATCGCGAGCGTGCCGAGGCGGCGTTCACCGCCAGCGGCCGTCAGCCCGGTACCGAGACCGAGGAGCCCGTGCGCGCCGAGGGTGAGCGCCGCGAGCGTCCCGAGCGCGGTGAGCGCCCCGAGCGGGGCGAGCGCCGTGAGCGCGGCGAGCGGGGTGCTCGCGGCGACCGTCCGGAGAGGGGTGACCGTCCGGAGCGCGGTGAGCGCCGTGAACGTGGCGAGCGCGGTGCTCGCGGTGAGCGTCCCGAGCGGGGCGAGCGTCGTGAGCGCGCCGAGCGTCCGCCCATGCCGGAGCTGACCGGCGACTGGTCCGAGCAGGCCAAGCAGCTCGAGACCATGGGCCGCACCCGTGACGCGGGCAGGCTGCACGAGCGCAACAACTCCTTCGCGGAGGCGATTCGCCTCTTCGAGGCGGGCGGCGACATCAAGAGCGCGCTGCGCTGCGCGGTCGAAGGCAAGGACATGGACGCGGCGCGCCGCCTCGTGGCGGGGCTGCCGGCCGATCAGATTGGCCCCACGCTGGAGAAGGCGGGCGCGTACGAGCTCCTCATGGAGCACTACGTGGCCAAGGCCGACTTCGAGAACGTGGCGCGGCTGTACGAGCGCGCTCGCCAGTACGATCAGGCGGGCCTCGCGTACGAGCGGGCGAACAAGCTGACCCAGGCGCGCAAGTCGTACGAGCGCTCGCGGGACATGGCGAGCGCCAACCGCGTTCGGGGCCTCGAGGTGAAGTCGCTGGTGGAGCGCGGGGATCGGCTGGGCGCGGCGACGCTCCTGGCTGCCGCGGGCCAGCGCCGCGAGGCCGTGGAGGTGCTGAGCCCTCTGCCTCCGCCCAAGGCGTTCCACTTCATGCAGCGGCTGAAGCTGGACGAGGAGGCCAAGGCCCTCGCCCAGCGCGAGCTGGCCCGCGCCGACGAGGAGAAGAAGCCCGCCGGCCGCGCCCGCTGGCTGGAGCTGCTGGGTGAGACGGCGTCCGCCGCCGAAGCCTGGGAGCAGGCGGGCCGCAAGGAGAAGGCCCTTCCGCTCCATGAGCAGCTGGGCAACTTGCCCCGCGCCGCTCAGCTGGCCGAGGAGCTTCAGCAGAAAGCCAAGGCCATCGAGCTCTACACGCGGCTGAACGATGCCGCAGGCTTGGAGCGCGCCAAGACCCTGCCGGAGGCTCCTCCCCCGCCTCCTCCGGGTGCCGCCAAGGAGTCCGAGAAGGACGCCGAGGCTGGATCCGAGACCCCATCGCCTGCTACCTCGTCTGGGGAGCAGGAAAGTCAATAG
- the cglE gene encoding adventurous gliding motility protein CglE: MKALASLALLSVLVLPAFARAQDSSTSKNSTGDKEAETYNEIERGLYLSVQGGPFFVVNPPADENTPRPFSAGQAAQVEVGFDIGERLSLGLFVQASTNSAGSEYVGKSGGAASGAFSMLVPGATLRAHLVGFADSQDVKRTFIYARAGAGFVKFSPKLLLPDSDILVFAGPGVEYYTRLRHFSVGVEITGSYLVSSGSIGFAVSPNLRYAF, encoded by the coding sequence ATGAAAGCTCTTGCATCCCTTGCTCTCCTCAGCGTGCTCGTCCTTCCTGCGTTCGCGCGGGCTCAGGACTCCTCCACCTCCAAGAACTCCACGGGGGACAAGGAGGCGGAGACCTATAACGAGATCGAGCGCGGCCTATACCTCTCCGTCCAAGGAGGACCGTTCTTCGTCGTGAACCCTCCTGCCGACGAGAACACGCCGCGGCCCTTCTCGGCCGGACAGGCGGCCCAGGTGGAAGTGGGGTTCGATATTGGCGAGCGGCTCTCCCTAGGCCTGTTCGTGCAGGCCTCCACCAACAGCGCGGGCTCCGAGTACGTCGGTAAGTCCGGGGGCGCGGCCTCCGGAGCCTTCTCGATGCTGGTGCCGGGCGCCACGCTGCGCGCGCACCTGGTGGGCTTCGCGGACAGCCAGGACGTCAAGCGCACCTTCATCTATGCCCGGGCGGGGGCCGGCTTCGTGAAGTTCTCGCCGAAGCTGCTGCTGCCCGATTCCGACATTCTGGTGTTCGCCGGGCCGGGAGTGGAGTACTACACGCGCCTGCGACACTTCTCAGTGGGCGTCGAGATCACCGGAAGCTATCTGGTGTCCTCGGGTTCGATCGGGTTCGCGGTGTCGCCGAACCTTCGCTACGCGTTCTAG
- the gltG gene encoding adventurous gliding motility protein GltG, producing MAVPLTLKVFKGETLVTSKDFERDIIKIGRLSSAHLCLEDEKVSRIHSVIEVGADGSLSIIDMGSVEGTYVNGKRVNKGKVAFGDEIKVGGTTIRLESPAAVAAVNLAAAVSSSDVTTRVEVPVADMQAASQHLAQAAAAPVAAPQVVAAPAPVPVAAPAPAIDSSFASTEQNAVVAPVAEAPVEEEAPRARAARKSSKASGPLGASVGFRWGDQRVGEYFLPSGKAALHWNESLMLALFPKGLRNIAGKSLVEQLPESRDTVTVGTASGVDIAMSDAKLSSPKMAVLKKHSDLHTFSVSFTGKMKGELVRKGETLDLNAVIESGKATSDGGAYSLVLEHDDFFWADLGGITMEVQFQPAPKRVYVPLADSVDYRVLNIFLLTFFLGTMFVIGAMNRSGADEEFADELSGDNSRLAKLIIKPPETQKNKFLEQLNQQKEKQKAGEKAAKQKKEEGQMGKKEAPKTQNRTAPQAQQRDKKDEARALTAKIFGGSKGGVSTLFGNAGLGGELKSAMGNMFGAKAGDSGGFGGLGIRGGGGGGGGTGDTIGIGAIGTKGRGGGTASYGSGVGVLGGKQSVDVGITSSEPVVMGSLDKELIRQVIQRNRGQIRFCYESQLTKYPKLNGKVAVKFVINAEGAVVSSSVAQSTAGNAELETCVAGRVRTWMFPKPKGGGVVVVTYPFIFKASGE from the coding sequence ATGGCCGTTCCTCTGACACTCAAGGTTTTCAAGGGCGAAACCCTCGTCACCTCGAAGGATTTCGAGCGCGACATCATCAAGATTGGCCGTCTCTCCTCGGCGCACCTGTGCCTGGAGGATGAGAAGGTCAGCCGCATCCACTCCGTCATCGAAGTCGGCGCCGACGGCTCCCTCTCCATCATCGACATGGGGAGTGTGGAAGGCACCTACGTCAACGGCAAGCGCGTCAACAAGGGGAAGGTCGCCTTTGGGGACGAGATCAAGGTCGGTGGCACGACGATCCGCCTGGAGAGCCCGGCTGCGGTGGCTGCGGTGAACCTGGCTGCCGCCGTGTCCAGCTCGGACGTCACCACGCGCGTCGAGGTGCCGGTGGCCGACATGCAGGCCGCCTCGCAGCATCTGGCGCAGGCTGCCGCGGCGCCCGTGGCGGCTCCGCAGGTGGTGGCCGCTCCGGCTCCGGTGCCCGTGGCGGCTCCCGCTCCGGCGATCGACTCTTCCTTTGCCTCCACCGAGCAGAACGCGGTGGTGGCGCCGGTGGCCGAGGCCCCCGTCGAGGAGGAGGCGCCCCGTGCACGCGCCGCGCGCAAGAGCAGCAAGGCGAGCGGTCCGCTGGGCGCGTCCGTCGGCTTCCGCTGGGGTGACCAGCGCGTGGGCGAGTACTTCCTGCCCTCGGGCAAGGCGGCCCTGCACTGGAACGAGTCGCTGATGCTGGCGCTGTTCCCCAAGGGGCTCCGGAACATCGCCGGCAAGTCGCTGGTGGAGCAGCTGCCGGAGTCGCGCGACACCGTGACGGTGGGCACCGCCTCGGGCGTGGACATCGCCATGAGCGACGCCAAGCTGTCCAGCCCGAAGATGGCGGTGCTGAAGAAGCACTCGGACCTGCACACCTTCAGCGTCAGCTTCACCGGCAAGATGAAGGGCGAGCTCGTCCGCAAGGGCGAGACGCTGGATCTCAACGCCGTCATCGAGTCCGGCAAGGCCACGAGCGATGGCGGGGCCTACTCGCTGGTGCTCGAGCACGACGACTTCTTCTGGGCGGACCTGGGCGGCATCACCATGGAGGTCCAGTTCCAGCCGGCGCCCAAGCGCGTGTACGTGCCGCTGGCGGACTCGGTGGACTACCGGGTGCTCAACATCTTCCTGCTGACGTTCTTCCTGGGGACGATGTTCGTCATCGGCGCGATGAACCGCAGCGGGGCGGATGAGGAGTTCGCCGACGAGCTGAGCGGGGACAACTCGCGCCTGGCCAAGCTGATCATCAAGCCGCCGGAGACGCAGAAGAACAAGTTCCTGGAACAGCTCAACCAGCAGAAGGAGAAGCAGAAGGCGGGCGAGAAGGCCGCCAAGCAGAAGAAGGAAGAGGGTCAGATGGGCAAGAAGGAGGCGCCTAAGACCCAGAACCGCACCGCGCCTCAGGCCCAGCAGCGGGACAAGAAGGACGAGGCCCGCGCCCTCACGGCGAAGATCTTCGGCGGCAGCAAGGGCGGCGTCTCCACGCTGTTCGGCAACGCAGGCCTGGGCGGCGAGCTCAAGAGCGCCATGGGCAACATGTTCGGCGCCAAGGCGGGTGACTCGGGTGGCTTCGGCGGCCTGGGCATCCGTGGCGGCGGCGGCGGTGGCGGCGGCACGGGCGACACCATCGGCATTGGCGCCATCGGCACCAAGGGCCGCGGCGGCGGTACCGCCAGCTACGGCTCTGGCGTGGGCGTGCTCGGCGGCAAGCAGAGCGTGGATGTGGGCATCACCTCGTCCGAGCCCGTGGTCATGGGCTCGCTGGACAAGGAGCTCATCCGCCAGGTCATCCAGCGCAACCGCGGGCAGATCCGCTTCTGCTACGAGAGCCAGCTGACGAAGTATCCGAAGCTGAACGGTAAGGTCGCCGTGAAGTTCGTCATCAACGCCGAGGGCGCGGTGGTCTCCTCGTCGGTGGCCCAGTCCACCGCGGGCAACGCGGAACTGGAGACCTGCGTGGCTGGCCGCGTCCGCACCTGGATGTTCCCCAAGCCCAAGGGTGGCGGCGTGGTGGTGGTGACCTACCCGTTCATCTTCAAGGCCTCCGGCGAGTAA
- the cglF gene encoding adventurous gliding motility protein CglF, which produces MRKLLMLCTVLTVVPAFAQDEGGKGGGGGEGNVRYNKTTTIDFEDDTIEGDLTKPDGEYVEARKKVKHSNLIRIREDFQDKVMQSVGEL; this is translated from the coding sequence ATGCGGAAGCTCTTGATGCTGTGCACGGTGCTGACGGTGGTCCCGGCGTTCGCCCAGGATGAGGGCGGCAAGGGTGGCGGCGGTGGCGAGGGCAACGTGCGCTACAACAAGACGACCACCATCGACTTCGAGGACGACACCATCGAGGGCGATCTCACCAAGCCGGACGGCGAGTACGTCGAGGCCCGTAAGAAGGTGAAGCACTCCAACCTCATCCGCATTCGCGAGGACTTCCAGGACAAGGTGATGCAGTCGGTGGGTGAGCTGTAG
- the gltE gene encoding adventurous gliding motility TPR repeat lipoprotein GltE, which translates to MINHTRFLRTSLGLVAAALLASGCTSSTAAGPNGPAANQNTGPKTPAKAEPVNISNRAKLLFEDAVKAMDTQKKAKAVDYPSLERKFKTALEADPNLAEADYNLGVLAERQGKKDEAKNWYRSALKKKPTLRQASENLAVMSTNEGDIPGAVALYTDVLKRFPDDAASRARLAEIYRQTGDLVKALEFARAALMRDPQSTTALKVMMRTYVDRKQPAIAKMVALRALKLDENDPELHHTVGLIIQGEGDPDGAMLAFKKALEVRPDYLPAHILLAQLSLDAEDYPGAEEHLRKILQAGGNNAAAHLNLGVAYKGQGQYDKAMQEYDEAEKLDPKMAAIFLNRAIILHRAKDAPERALELYKKYVAMAGDEVALSAEAPVFGLMREAEAVVQAKKEAKMAEDQAKQMEELQKKQEAEMKKNGGAQGANPAGAKSEPMEDPTTGDLAPNPASAPNAPAPQKAAPGQKNPAQSDPAEPTDEF; encoded by the coding sequence ATGATCAACCACACCCGATTCCTGCGTACCTCGCTGGGGCTCGTGGCGGCGGCGCTGCTGGCCTCCGGCTGCACCTCCTCCACGGCCGCGGGCCCCAATGGCCCAGCGGCCAACCAGAACACAGGCCCGAAGACGCCCGCCAAGGCCGAGCCGGTGAACATCTCCAACCGCGCCAAGCTCCTCTTCGAGGACGCGGTGAAGGCGATGGACACCCAGAAGAAGGCCAAGGCGGTGGACTACCCGTCGCTGGAGCGCAAGTTCAAGACGGCCCTGGAGGCGGACCCCAACCTGGCCGAGGCCGACTACAACCTGGGCGTCCTCGCCGAGCGCCAGGGCAAGAAGGACGAGGCCAAGAACTGGTACCGCTCCGCGCTCAAGAAGAAGCCCACGCTGCGCCAGGCCTCCGAGAACCTGGCCGTCATGTCGACGAACGAGGGTGATATCCCCGGAGCCGTGGCGCTCTACACGGACGTGCTCAAGCGCTTCCCGGACGACGCGGCCAGCCGCGCTCGCCTGGCGGAGATCTACCGGCAGACGGGAGATCTCGTGAAGGCGCTCGAGTTCGCCCGCGCCGCGCTCATGCGGGACCCTCAGTCCACCACCGCGCTCAAGGTGATGATGCGCACCTATGTGGACCGCAAGCAGCCCGCGATCGCCAAGATGGTGGCCCTGCGCGCGCTGAAGCTCGACGAGAATGATCCCGAGCTCCACCACACCGTGGGCCTCATCATCCAGGGTGAGGGCGATCCGGACGGCGCGATGCTCGCGTTCAAGAAGGCGCTGGAGGTTCGCCCGGACTATCTGCCCGCGCACATCCTCCTGGCCCAGCTCTCGCTGGACGCCGAGGACTACCCGGGCGCCGAGGAGCACCTTCGCAAGATTCTCCAGGCCGGTGGCAACAACGCCGCCGCGCACCTGAACCTCGGCGTCGCCTACAAGGGCCAGGGCCAGTACGACAAGGCCATGCAGGAGTACGACGAGGCGGAGAAGCTCGATCCGAAGATGGCCGCCATCTTCCTCAACCGCGCCATCATCCTGCACCGCGCGAAGGACGCTCCCGAGCGCGCCCTGGAGCTCTACAAGAAGTACGTCGCCATGGCCGGCGATGAAGTGGCGCTGAGCGCCGAGGCTCCCGTGTTCGGCCTCATGCGCGAGGCCGAGGCCGTCGTCCAGGCCAAGAAGGAGGCCAAGATGGCGGAGGATCAGGCCAAGCAGATGGAGGAGCTCCAGAAGAAGCAGGAGGCGGAGATGAAGAAGAACGGAGGCGCGCAGGGGGCCAACCCCGCGGGCGCCAAGTCCGAGCCGATGGAGGATCCCACCACCGGCGATCTCGCTCCGAACCCGGCCTCCGCTCCGAACGCACCTGCACCGCAGAAGGCGGCGCCTGGGCAGAAGAATCCAGCGCAGTCGGATCCTGCTGAGCCCACTGACGAATTCTAG